The Granulicella sibirica genome has a segment encoding these proteins:
- a CDS encoding TonB-dependent receptor, producing MKMFYRALPFLVVLLSLLVVCPDLRAQQTGISGVVVDVQGGVLQGAKVEVKEMDGSSFFATTNAQGSYVFPSLLAADYTIKVSASGFATVEKRVLLLVGQLAQVDFTLPVASASAVAEVSAGDQLAIDTTSSVVAGNVTPKEVEDVPINGRNYIALSTLIPGIKANAFGNSPVSAPGGASYGDAETGKFQITMDGLQVSQDSVGSSFGQPRFSQDAISQFQIITNRFDATAGRSAGIYVNAQTKTGTNVIHGGGFGYFRNSAFNASDPISKKVNTFADEQYGGTFGGKIKRDKLWYFGSYEGEHSPTTYTASPIIGSAFSHPSTLKVNEWLGRLDYQRNDKNHFLLRGDKFNNTLDFVGAPEPSSSYSSAYSSYGYVFDWDRSINDRLINDVHAGYHHFVFQNLPYYNNNSIVVALPTVTVGEAYNQPETFSQDTQQYRDDLFWLKGKHSVKVGGEYLYTFHGGSFAQYARGGLTSCSSNRATPLGAADYANFFPNGTLDPTTWNYAAIGAYCNTNETFTQGFGSYDISIGRNILGFWGQDDWKILPRLTLNLGLRYDNDLGAYNTSYVPTPGLLTPNTNPNANFAPRIGFSYDPFGDGKTSIRGGAGLYFADQVANAIIDEQLYSSTARALQATISTNQSTGGAALSLPNPFANQNPLANPTNYVSAPQPVARGAKTPYALQMSFGMARELPYRTTMTADFVHSRVYGDFIALSGNLLANPANPQQNLNPATAISAANYATRSCGNGSILLDNVSSLANGGPGGIVAKQVCNNLFGATVRQFTTNPGAGVISDALQVGIKHATTRGFTSAVAYTWGRTKNSTNGAFSYPNKPFASGIQQEWANGTDDQRHTLTLTGEYQWKYGLSLSSLYHFGSGQAFAPATGASVNGYALGTRTFAAQPISPGQTCPVAACVTTYAPLSKVHFDSGYGYWILERDGFRGTPYHRVDSRLQESFKIKEKYHAIVAVEAFNLFNHSNYGNFATTASIGTGANAYGTPLAVTGNPVEYFARSLQFIGRFSF from the coding sequence ATGAAGATGTTCTATCGTGCGCTTCCCTTCCTTGTCGTCCTGCTTAGCCTGCTGGTGGTTTGTCCTGATCTGCGGGCGCAACAGACAGGAATTAGCGGCGTCGTCGTCGATGTGCAGGGCGGCGTGCTGCAGGGAGCGAAGGTAGAGGTCAAGGAGATGGATGGGTCATCCTTCTTCGCCACGACGAATGCGCAGGGATCGTACGTGTTTCCGAGCCTGCTGGCCGCCGACTACACGATCAAGGTGAGCGCATCTGGGTTCGCGACGGTTGAAAAGAGAGTGCTTCTGCTTGTAGGGCAGTTGGCGCAGGTGGATTTCACGCTTCCAGTTGCGAGTGCTTCCGCTGTCGCCGAGGTTTCGGCGGGCGATCAGTTAGCGATCGATACCACCTCTTCAGTGGTCGCGGGAAATGTGACGCCGAAAGAGGTCGAGGATGTGCCGATCAATGGGCGCAACTACATCGCGCTTTCTACATTGATTCCTGGCATCAAGGCGAATGCCTTCGGCAACTCCCCGGTCTCGGCTCCGGGTGGGGCCTCGTATGGCGATGCGGAGACAGGTAAGTTCCAGATCACGATGGACGGTCTACAGGTCTCGCAGGACTCGGTAGGATCAAGCTTCGGACAGCCACGCTTCTCGCAGGATGCGATCTCGCAGTTCCAGATCATCACGAACCGTTTCGATGCAACGGCTGGGCGTTCGGCTGGAATCTACGTCAACGCGCAGACCAAGACCGGCACAAACGTTATCCACGGCGGTGGCTTTGGCTACTTCCGCAACTCCGCTTTCAATGCCTCCGATCCGATCAGCAAGAAGGTCAACACGTTTGCCGATGAGCAGTATGGCGGAACGTTCGGCGGCAAGATCAAACGGGATAAGCTCTGGTACTTCGGCTCGTACGAAGGAGAGCATTCGCCCACGACTTATACCGCTTCGCCGATCATTGGCAGTGCGTTTTCCCATCCGTCGACGCTCAAGGTGAATGAGTGGCTCGGACGTCTCGACTACCAGAGGAACGATAAGAACCACTTCCTTCTGCGTGGGGACAAGTTCAATAACACGCTCGATTTTGTTGGAGCGCCTGAGCCTAGCTCGTCCTACTCATCGGCTTACTCGAGTTATGGTTATGTCTTCGATTGGGACCGCAGCATCAACGATCGGCTGATCAACGATGTTCACGCGGGCTATCACCACTTTGTCTTCCAGAACCTCCCCTACTACAACAACAATTCCATCGTGGTTGCCCTTCCGACGGTTACGGTTGGTGAAGCGTATAACCAGCCGGAGACGTTCAGCCAGGATACGCAGCAGTATCGCGACGATCTCTTCTGGCTGAAGGGGAAACATAGTGTCAAGGTCGGCGGCGAGTATCTGTACACGTTCCACGGTGGGTCGTTTGCACAGTATGCACGTGGCGGCTTGACAAGTTGCTCGTCCAATCGCGCTACCCCGCTTGGTGCCGCGGACTATGCGAACTTCTTTCCAAACGGAACTCTTGATCCGACAACATGGAACTATGCGGCCATCGGAGCCTACTGCAACACGAACGAGACCTTTACCCAGGGCTTTGGGAGCTACGACATCAGCATCGGACGCAACATCCTTGGTTTCTGGGGCCAGGACGACTGGAAGATTCTGCCTCGGCTGACTTTGAATCTCGGCCTGCGGTACGACAACGATCTTGGCGCCTACAACACGTCGTACGTCCCGACGCCCGGTCTGCTGACGCCGAATACGAATCCCAATGCTAACTTCGCTCCACGCATTGGCTTCTCTTACGATCCGTTTGGAGATGGGAAGACTTCTATCCGTGGTGGCGCAGGGCTCTATTTCGCGGACCAGGTCGCCAACGCGATCATCGACGAGCAGCTTTACAGCAGCACAGCGCGCGCGTTGCAGGCCACGATCTCGACCAATCAGTCCACAGGTGGCGCCGCCCTCTCTCTTCCGAATCCGTTCGCGAATCAGAATCCACTGGCTAACCCCACGAACTATGTCAGCGCTCCGCAGCCCGTGGCACGCGGCGCGAAGACCCCCTATGCGCTCCAGATGTCTTTTGGCATGGCCCGCGAGCTTCCCTACCGGACGACCATGACGGCTGATTTCGTCCACTCGCGGGTGTATGGCGATTTCATTGCGCTGAGCGGAAACCTGCTCGCGAATCCTGCGAATCCCCAGCAAAACCTCAATCCCGCAACCGCGATTTCGGCCGCGAATTACGCTACTCGAAGCTGCGGCAACGGGAGCATTCTGCTGGATAACGTGAGCAGTCTGGCCAACGGCGGTCCGGGCGGCATCGTCGCGAAGCAGGTCTGCAACAACCTGTTCGGCGCGACGGTGAGGCAGTTCACGACCAATCCAGGCGCGGGCGTGATCTCGGACGCCTTGCAGGTCGGCATCAAGCATGCAACGACAAGGGGGTTCACATCGGCGGTCGCGTACACCTGGGGACGGACGAAGAACTCGACCAACGGCGCGTTCTCCTATCCGAACAAGCCGTTCGCTTCGGGTATTCAGCAGGAGTGGGCGAACGGAACGGACGACCAGAGGCATACGCTCACGCTCACCGGCGAATACCAGTGGAAATACGGGCTTTCGCTCTCGAGTCTGTATCACTTCGGCTCGGGTCAGGCGTTTGCTCCTGCTACCGGGGCGAGCGTGAATGGCTACGCGCTTGGGACAAGGACGTTTGCCGCTCAGCCGATCTCGCCGGGCCAGACTTGCCCGGTTGCCGCATGCGTGACGACGTATGCTCCACTATCGAAGGTTCATTTCGATTCGGGTTATGGTTACTGGATTCTTGAGCGGGACGGATTCCGCGGAACGCCATATCATCGTGTCGACTCGCGGTTGCAGGAATCGTTCAAGATCAAGGAGAAGTATCACGCGATCGTCGCGGTCGAGGCGTTCAATCTCTTCAACCACTCGAACTATGGAAACTTCGCCACAACGGCGAGCATCGGCACTGGCGCGAATGCCTATGGAACTCCGCTGGCAGTAACGGGGAACCCGGTTGAATATTTCGCGCGGTCGCTGCAATTCATTGGGCGGTTTTCCTTCTAG
- a CDS encoding LysR family transcriptional regulator, whose amino-acid sequence MDFRIRQLQCFLTLAELLHYGRTARALYMSQPTITFQIKSLEQAFGVPLFERNRQQVSLSRAGLEFRPYAQNIVDTVREAQSRLGEVGSELRLRISCGAIGQALLLPTILRTLAARYPGFDLQISELTTEQQITGLSERKIDALLMVEPLPVKGMRFECLREDSLGVILHRLNPLAARRILSIQDLRESALVVPRLEDSSIRQPFLRSLLAEHGITPSFLEAPHSLSAQLAYVAAGEGVIVGTRYRIGGHPDVVFRPFRERLPRLQLGFAYLSSNVTPALETFRSLVMENTVRRPSPYRSTPEPQRWPLSEPAAHPAPLS is encoded by the coding sequence ATGGATTTCAGAATCCGTCAGCTCCAGTGCTTCCTGACGCTCGCCGAGCTTCTCCATTACGGCCGCACGGCGCGCGCGCTCTACATGAGCCAGCCCACGATTACCTTCCAGATCAAGAGCCTCGAACAGGCCTTCGGCGTTCCCCTCTTCGAACGGAATCGGCAGCAGGTAAGCCTTAGCCGGGCCGGCCTCGAGTTCCGCCCGTATGCACAGAACATCGTCGATACGGTTCGCGAGGCACAAAGCCGCCTTGGCGAGGTCGGCAGCGAACTCAGGCTCAGAATCAGTTGCGGGGCCATCGGGCAGGCTCTTCTGCTTCCAACGATCCTGCGCACCCTTGCCGCACGGTATCCCGGGTTCGACCTGCAGATCAGCGAGCTCACCACCGAGCAGCAGATAACCGGGCTCTCTGAGAGAAAGATCGACGCCCTCCTCATGGTGGAGCCACTTCCCGTGAAAGGAATGCGATTTGAGTGCCTTCGGGAAGACTCTCTGGGCGTGATCCTTCACCGCCTGAACCCGCTCGCCGCGCGGCGAATCCTGTCGATTCAGGATCTACGCGAATCCGCTCTCGTCGTTCCACGGCTGGAGGACTCCTCGATTCGGCAGCCATTTCTCCGCAGTCTTCTGGCGGAGCATGGCATCACACCGAGCTTCTTGGAAGCTCCCCACTCGCTCTCCGCGCAGCTTGCTTATGTCGCCGCCGGTGAAGGCGTCATCGTTGGAACGCGCTACCGCATCGGGGGCCACCCTGACGTCGTCTTCCGCCCATTCCGCGAACGGCTGCCGCGTCTCCAATTGGGCTTCGCCTATCTGAGTTCAAACGTCACTCCGGCGCTGGAGACGTTTCGCTCCCTCGTCATGGAAAACACGGTCCGCAGGCCTTCACCGTACAGATCCACACCGGAACCTCAGCGCTGGCCCTTATCCGAGCCGGCGGCTCATCCCGCGCCTCTGTCTTAG
- a CDS encoding sensor domain-containing diguanylate cyclase codes for MMPNDNLIFRKIVEHSIDVIFRLTLECEVLYASPSVRRQLGYEPAELLGRVIFDLIYEPDREVARKAARRSVQPGVENSPGTQRWIHKDGHLVWIEVNGRTMRNEDGPSGEIVIFTRDISDRKALEQKLEELAVTDSLTGLRNRRGFDERLGREWERTLRIGSPISLLLLDLDHFKHLNDSYGHSVGDDCLRAAALAFTTVIRRNMDVVARYGGEELAAILPDTDLEGAIQVAGNVCRSIAELRIPHRRNIEGRGIMTASIGVASVISRHGTSLTMPEVLVKAADSALYRAKQHGRNRVEANLITDTSRIEC; via the coding sequence ATGATGCCCAACGATAATTTGATCTTCCGTAAGATCGTCGAGCACTCCATCGACGTGATCTTCCGCCTCACCCTGGAGTGCGAAGTTTTGTACGCGTCACCCTCGGTACGGCGGCAGCTTGGCTATGAGCCAGCGGAGCTGTTGGGAAGAGTGATCTTCGATCTGATCTATGAACCTGATCGAGAGGTCGCCCGCAAGGCTGCGAGAAGGTCCGTTCAACCGGGCGTCGAGAATTCTCCTGGCACGCAGCGGTGGATACACAAGGACGGCCACCTCGTCTGGATCGAAGTAAATGGACGCACGATGCGCAATGAGGATGGTCCATCTGGTGAGATTGTTATCTTCACTCGCGATATCTCTGACCGCAAGGCTCTGGAGCAGAAGCTCGAAGAACTCGCGGTCACCGATTCGCTTACCGGGCTTCGCAATCGGCGGGGCTTTGATGAGAGACTCGGCCGCGAATGGGAACGCACCTTACGTATCGGATCGCCAATCTCCCTTCTGTTGCTGGATCTGGACCACTTCAAGCATCTCAACGATTCCTACGGCCACTCGGTCGGCGATGATTGCCTTCGTGCCGCTGCCCTCGCCTTTACGACCGTCATTCGCAGAAACATGGATGTCGTCGCCCGTTACGGTGGCGAAGAACTGGCTGCCATTCTGCCTGATACCGATCTCGAAGGAGCCATCCAGGTAGCTGGGAACGTATGCCGCTCGATCGCCGAGCTTCGCATCCCGCACCGGAGGAATATTGAGGGTCGCGGCATCATGACAGCAAGCATCGGCGTTGCCAGCGTAATCTCCAGGCATGGAACTTCGCTTACGATGCCTGAAGTCTTGGTGAAGGCCGCCGACTCAGCCCTCTATCGAGCGAAGCAGCATGGTCGCAACCGCGTGGAAGCGAACTTGATCACCGACACATCCAGAATAGAGTGCTGA
- a CDS encoding SBBP repeat-containing protein, with the protein MSTVLAVAADNPAVTPATRQRLLQSYGDLPMSFTANQGQADPRFAFLAQGRGYSIQLGRKGAELTIAGAPKTNTSGQHAGKRTLLQLNFPGANEASTISGLERLPGDNNYLTGADPSGWHTSVPNYTRVKYAGLYPGVDLVYYGNHRQLEFDFLVAPQVDVNTVRMNFKELSDGEGEKLSVNSKGELVLGGKDGTVLLHKPVLYQVVTADGKQRREPVEGEFVVDGPQSVKFHVGAYDHTRELVIDPTLVYSTYVGTGFVSFQTMTVDPKGDAYVMGTSTSIDESSSVFFVDKYNPSGTAILYTTFVGADSAVANAIAADAAGDAYIVGSAAHGFPTTSGAYQRTYAGQSESFVMKLNPTGTAPIYSTYLNGPTDPAGATSLVSVTLDGKGDAYLLGKTTSSDFPITPGVFQPVGSANTLFLTKLNPTGSALVYSTFIGGDGENAAGLALDTADNAYVLGSVGAAYPTTAGAFSNTGQDFLAKVNPTASKLVYYTLLREFQPSGLAVDGPGNAYLAGTIAAQGAPSFPGLPETSCSQISCANAFVIKLNTAGSALSYSAFLGQSTYNQEVGFPTSSLAYGIAVDATGDAYITGTTNDELYPVTPDAYQTSFVDANPFDDQVVFLTKLDPSGSKVLYSTFIGNGSEIDGDEYYIANAIGLDKMGGVTIGGSADGFGYPITIPPSGDFEFTSYEAFLTKFNFGGAFCSFTANLQLETAPDKTQGFALESSFALGSSTALQPETVPLTLAVGSQTMTIPAGKLVKNPLGYSFSGTVDGVRLLLFLAPANPQPGAQATCGTPAYKLSAVGTGAVFGSSARLVDVAVSIGDESGSTEVKAIGLQ; encoded by the coding sequence ATGTCCACAGTGCTAGCCGTTGCCGCCGATAACCCGGCCGTAACCCCCGCGACACGGCAACGCTTGCTGCAATCCTATGGCGATCTTCCGATGAGCTTCACCGCCAATCAGGGACAAGCGGATCCGCGATTCGCCTTCCTTGCACAGGGTCGCGGATATTCCATCCAATTGGGTCGCAAGGGTGCTGAGCTTACCATTGCAGGCGCGCCTAAGACCAACACAAGCGGCCAGCATGCCGGCAAGAGGACATTACTGCAACTGAACTTTCCGGGAGCGAATGAAGCTTCCACGATATCCGGACTTGAGAGACTGCCGGGCGACAATAACTACCTGACGGGCGCCGATCCTTCCGGTTGGCATACCAGCGTTCCGAATTACACGCGAGTGAAGTATGCAGGGCTTTATCCAGGCGTCGACCTGGTGTACTACGGGAACCATCGTCAGCTTGAGTTTGATTTTCTGGTGGCACCGCAGGTGGATGTAAACACCGTGCGGATGAATTTCAAGGAATTGTCTGACGGCGAAGGCGAAAAGCTCTCCGTGAACTCGAAAGGAGAACTGGTGCTTGGTGGCAAGGACGGCACGGTTCTGCTCCACAAGCCGGTTCTTTACCAGGTCGTCACGGCGGATGGGAAACAGAGACGCGAGCCGGTGGAGGGTGAGTTTGTGGTGGACGGGCCGCAGAGCGTCAAGTTCCATGTCGGTGCGTACGACCATACCCGCGAGCTTGTGATCGATCCTACCCTCGTCTATTCGACCTATGTCGGCACCGGATTCGTCTCGTTCCAAACGATGACGGTTGATCCGAAGGGGGACGCCTATGTTATGGGTACGTCGACAAGCATCGACGAGTCGAGCTCCGTCTTTTTTGTCGACAAATATAACCCTTCCGGGACGGCGATCTTGTACACGACGTTCGTTGGAGCCGACTCGGCGGTAGCGAACGCGATCGCCGCGGATGCAGCCGGTGACGCATATATCGTCGGGTCTGCCGCACATGGATTCCCCACAACCTCCGGGGCATATCAGCGGACGTACGCCGGGCAAAGCGAATCCTTCGTCATGAAGTTGAATCCCACAGGAACGGCTCCTATCTACTCCACTTATCTGAATGGCCCGACGGATCCAGCGGGAGCGACTAGTCTCGTTTCGGTGACCTTGGACGGCAAAGGGGATGCCTATCTCCTGGGGAAGACAACCTCCAGCGATTTCCCCATAACACCCGGTGTCTTTCAGCCCGTTGGCAGTGCGAACACCCTTTTTCTGACCAAGTTGAACCCTACCGGTTCGGCGCTTGTGTACTCAACGTTTATCGGAGGAGATGGGGAAAACGCTGCCGGACTCGCACTCGATACGGCTGACAATGCCTATGTCCTTGGCTCTGTGGGCGCGGCATATCCCACCACCGCAGGAGCGTTCTCAAACACCGGCCAGGATTTTCTTGCCAAGGTGAATCCGACGGCTTCGAAGCTGGTCTACTACACGCTGCTTCGTGAGTTCCAGCCCTCAGGGTTGGCCGTGGATGGACCTGGGAATGCCTACCTCGCCGGCACAATTGCTGCCCAGGGCGCGCCTTCCTTTCCCGGGCTCCCCGAAACATCATGTAGCCAGATTTCCTGTGCCAATGCTTTTGTCATCAAGCTCAACACCGCAGGCTCCGCACTGAGCTACAGCGCGTTTCTCGGTCAATCGACTTACAACCAGGAGGTGGGATTCCCGACCTCCTCCTTGGCGTACGGTATCGCCGTCGATGCAACGGGAGATGCGTATATCACCGGGACCACGAATGACGAACTCTATCCTGTAACACCCGACGCCTATCAAACATCGTTCGTAGACGCTAATCCGTTTGATGACCAGGTCGTGTTTCTCACGAAGCTCGACCCCTCAGGAAGCAAAGTGCTGTATTCAACGTTTATTGGCAATGGTTCTGAGATAGACGGAGACGAGTATTACATTGCGAATGCCATTGGACTCGACAAGATGGGCGGCGTGACGATTGGCGGTAGCGCGGATGGTTTTGGTTACCCGATTACCATTCCGCCCTCCGGCGACTTCGAATTTACGAGCTATGAAGCCTTTCTCACTAAGTTCAACTTCGGAGGGGCCTTCTGCAGCTTCACCGCCAACCTGCAACTTGAGACAGCTCCTGACAAGACTCAAGGGTTTGCCCTGGAGTCATCGTTTGCCTTAGGCTCTTCGACGGCGCTCCAACCGGAGACAGTGCCCCTCACCCTCGCGGTCGGTTCACAAACCATGACAATACCAGCGGGGAAACTGGTGAAGAACCCCCTGGGATACAGCTTCTCGGGTACCGTGGATGGAGTTCGACTCCTGTTGTTCCTTGCACCCGCGAACCCTCAACCCGGTGCGCAGGCGACGTGTGGCACACCGGCCTACAAGCTCTCCGCCGTCGGGACGGGAGCAGTCTTCGGGAGTTCGGCGCGTCTTGTTGACGTCGCGGTCTCGATTGGAGACGAAAGCGGGAGCACGGAGGTCAAGGCAATCGGCCTGCAATAG
- a CDS encoding glycogen debranching protein, giving the protein MSWRAHEGSPSPLGCTWVEEHQAYNFGLFSRHADGVKLQLYRADDLMHPVYSLRMDPLINKSDDIWHCRVSAEEANGAVAYSYHVDGSEEYPSGVNVLFPWGKELLDPYARQLFIPEAFDRAAAIGPGSNRGKAMMAQMAPQSEEPFDWGDDCCPSHEHHLVIYEIHVKGFTGNLNSGVNGFDAGCYLGLIEKIPYLKDLGVTCVELMPVYQFELQSQNYWGYMPVAFFSPHSGFSSGAGAAKNEFRRMVKALHEAHIEVVLDVVYNHTAEAGADGPCYGMKGIANTSYYLTSGSPPDTYLDYSGCGNTLNCGNRNTRRMFMDSLRYWVREMHVDGFRFDLASVFARKTDGTIDTGDPPIFAEIAADPDLGHVRLIAEPWDAGGAYQLGKNFPGLSWFQWNGCFRDDVKRFVRAEPNMVPAMMTRLYGSDDLFPGDVRNSRHPYQSINYIASHDGLTMYDTVSYNERHNMANGSNNTDGCSDNISWNCGVEGDEGATPEIMTLRRRQVKNFATILMLSNGTPMMRMGDEFMQSQQGNSNPWNQDNETTWLDWSRLEQNKDIFRFYKQLIAFRNHHTICRSRFWREDIRWYGVGPNIDLAPHSRSLAYCLSGSKKADLYVMMNMFWEDLTFEIQEPGPWMLKIDTAEEHSDDIVEDGREVLLDSSTVQVKARSIVVAIRPAN; this is encoded by the coding sequence ATGTCTTGGAGGGCGCATGAGGGATCACCCTCGCCGCTCGGATGCACGTGGGTCGAAGAACACCAGGCTTACAACTTCGGTCTGTTCTCCCGGCATGCCGACGGCGTCAAGCTGCAGCTCTATCGAGCCGACGACCTGATGCATCCGGTCTACTCCCTGCGAATGGACCCGCTCATCAACAAGTCAGACGACATCTGGCACTGTCGTGTCTCGGCCGAGGAAGCCAACGGAGCCGTCGCCTACTCCTACCATGTCGATGGCAGCGAAGAATATCCGTCCGGCGTCAATGTGCTGTTTCCGTGGGGTAAGGAACTGCTCGATCCCTACGCCCGCCAGCTCTTTATCCCCGAGGCCTTCGATCGCGCCGCCGCCATCGGCCCCGGCTCCAACCGCGGCAAGGCAATGATGGCCCAGATGGCACCGCAGTCAGAAGAGCCGTTTGACTGGGGCGATGACTGTTGCCCGTCACACGAACACCACCTGGTCATCTATGAGATTCACGTCAAAGGCTTCACCGGCAACCTGAACTCCGGCGTGAATGGGTTCGATGCCGGCTGCTATCTCGGCCTCATCGAAAAAATCCCATACCTCAAAGACCTCGGCGTGACCTGCGTCGAGCTGATGCCGGTGTACCAGTTCGAGCTGCAGAGCCAAAACTACTGGGGGTATATGCCGGTCGCCTTCTTCAGCCCGCATAGCGGCTTTTCGAGCGGTGCCGGCGCGGCTAAGAACGAGTTTCGCCGCATGGTGAAGGCGCTTCACGAGGCGCACATCGAGGTGGTTCTGGATGTGGTCTACAACCACACTGCTGAAGCCGGCGCAGACGGGCCCTGCTACGGGATGAAGGGCATCGCGAATACCAGCTACTACCTCACCTCCGGCTCGCCGCCCGACACCTATCTCGACTACTCGGGCTGCGGAAACACGCTCAACTGTGGCAACCGCAACACCCGCCGCATGTTCATGGACAGTCTGCGTTATTGGGTGCGCGAGATGCACGTCGACGGTTTCCGCTTTGATCTTGCCAGCGTCTTCGCGCGCAAGACCGACGGCACCATCGACACCGGCGATCCGCCCATCTTCGCCGAGATCGCAGCCGACCCCGATCTTGGCCACGTCCGCCTCATCGCCGAGCCCTGGGATGCAGGAGGCGCTTATCAACTCGGCAAGAACTTTCCCGGCCTGAGCTGGTTCCAGTGGAACGGCTGCTTCCGCGACGACGTAAAGCGCTTCGTCCGAGCCGAGCCCAACATGGTCCCGGCCATGATGACGCGGCTCTACGGCTCGGATGACCTCTTTCCCGGCGATGTGCGCAACTCGCGGCACCCCTATCAGAGCATCAACTACATCGCCTCGCACGACGGCCTCACCATGTACGACACCGTCTCCTACAACGAGCGCCACAACATGGCCAACGGCTCCAACAACACCGACGGCTGCTCGGACAACATCAGCTGGAACTGCGGCGTGGAAGGCGACGAGGGCGCGACGCCGGAGATCATGACTCTCCGCCGCCGCCAGGTGAAGAATTTTGCGACGATCCTGATGCTCTCGAACGGTACCCCCATGATGCGCATGGGCGACGAGTTTATGCAGAGCCAGCAGGGCAACTCCAACCCCTGGAACCAGGACAACGAAACGACCTGGCTGGACTGGAGCAGGCTCGAACAGAACAAGGATATTTTCCGGTTCTACAAGCAATTGATTGCGTTTCGCAACCACCACACCATCTGCCGGTCCAGATTTTGGCGTGAAGATATCCGGTGGTATGGTGTCGGTCCGAACATCGACCTCGCCCCGCACTCGCGCTCGCTCGCGTACTGTCTCTCCGGTTCGAAGAAGGCCGATCTGTACGTCATGATGAACATGTTCTGGGAAGACCTGACCTTCGAAATCCAGGAGCCCGGCCCATGGATGCTCAAAATCGACACCGCCGAAGAACATAGCGACGACATAGTCGAAGACGGTAGAGAAGTGCTGCTCGACTCAAGCACCGTTCAGGTGAAGGCGCGCTCCATCGTAGTCGCTATTCGGCCCGCGAACTGA
- a CDS encoding arsenic transporter has product MIPTDIAQVVLPLIVAVSIALMLTRPRGIPEVWWISGGALLLIVLRLVPLTLAGQAIAKGSDVYLFLIGMMLLSELAREQGVFDWVASVAVRGANGSCSRLFLLVYAVGTLVTIFMSNDATAVVLTPAILTAVRKAKVSPLPYLFVCALIANAASFVLPISNPANLVVFHTGMPPLGTWLADFGVPSLFSILLTFFVMRFMFREDLCKSIDCDVEDTKLSETGKLVLAGLALMTAVLLTASALKKDLGLPTCLAALVISAVVSIKARSNPMKLAREISWATLLLVASLFVMVDAVESQGALNLAQQWLAWASHLGQNAGALLVGFVVGIANNIVNNLPLGLIAGGTIQAAHTKGLIANAVLIGVDLGPNLSVTGSLATILWLLALRKDAGGDEGGEKLDISFWMFLKVGMVAMPVALFAALGGAILMNMLVGKH; this is encoded by the coding sequence ATGATCCCGACAGACATTGCGCAGGTTGTTTTGCCTCTGATCGTCGCCGTCAGCATCGCCCTGATGCTTACCCGTCCGCGCGGAATCCCTGAAGTCTGGTGGATTTCGGGCGGAGCATTGCTTCTGATCGTTCTTCGTCTCGTACCGTTGACGTTGGCCGGGCAAGCAATAGCGAAGGGTAGCGACGTTTACTTGTTCCTCATTGGCATGATGCTTTTGAGTGAGCTGGCACGGGAGCAAGGCGTCTTCGATTGGGTGGCTTCTGTGGCAGTCCGCGGAGCTAACGGGAGTTGCTCGCGTCTGTTCCTGTTGGTCTACGCGGTAGGAACGCTCGTAACCATCTTTATGTCGAATGACGCGACGGCGGTGGTGTTGACGCCCGCCATTCTGACAGCTGTACGCAAGGCAAAGGTCTCCCCGCTCCCGTACCTGTTCGTCTGCGCCTTGATTGCGAACGCCGCGAGCTTCGTGCTCCCGATCTCAAACCCGGCGAATCTGGTTGTATTCCACACAGGGATGCCTCCTCTGGGGACATGGCTGGCGGATTTCGGTGTTCCGTCACTGTTTTCAATTCTCCTGACATTCTTCGTCATGCGTTTTATGTTTCGAGAAGACCTTTGTAAGAGCATCGACTGCGACGTCGAAGATACCAAGTTGAGCGAGACCGGCAAGCTTGTTCTTGCCGGTCTCGCTCTAATGACTGCGGTGCTTCTGACGGCTTCCGCACTGAAGAAGGACCTGGGACTGCCCACGTGCCTTGCTGCACTTGTGATTAGCGCTGTTGTCTCTATCAAGGCAAGAAGCAATCCGATGAAGCTTGCACGCGAGATTAGTTGGGCAACTCTGCTACTCGTCGCTAGCCTCTTTGTCATGGTGGATGCGGTCGAGAGTCAGGGAGCTTTGAACCTGGCTCAACAGTGGCTCGCCTGGGCGTCCCATCTGGGCCAGAACGCAGGCGCACTGCTTGTCGGCTTCGTTGTGGGGATAGCGAACAACATCGTCAACAACCTTCCTCTGGGACTTATCGCGGGCGGCACTATTCAAGCCGCTCATACGAAGGGGTTGATTGCCAATGCCGTTTTGATCGGTGTAGACCTCGGGCCCAATCTTTCGGTCACCGGATCGCTGGCTACGATTCTTTGGCTGTTAGCGCTTCGCAAGGACGCGGGCGGAGACGAAGGGGGGGAGAAACTCGACATAAGTTTCTGGATGTTCTTGAAAGTGGGCATGGTCGCCATGCCTGTGGCCCTCTTTGCTGCGCTCGGCGGAGCGATCCTGATGAACATGCTCGTCGGAAAACACTAA